A single Dermacentor albipictus isolate Rhodes 1998 colony chromosome 3, USDA_Dalb.pri_finalv2, whole genome shotgun sequence DNA region contains:
- the Pomp gene encoding proteasome maturation protein — protein MNLPPLRPTNSQKKPASVEHGDYGVHDVMLHGFPSVRNSLASSHPLEETEKSFEENARRMQMATARSIQGLHAPLKLMVERKAALQIGRLPFLPSSNTMLETLDGRDETITFEDLYNEFSESEVLRPPQLVMEKHLNLL, from the exons ATGAATCTTCCTCCGTTAAGACCCACAAACTCTCAGAAGAAGCCGGCGTCAGTGGAGCATGGCGACTATGGTGTCCACGATGTTATGCTTCATGG GTTTCCCAGCGTGAGGAACAGCCTCGCAAGCTCCCACCCTTTAGAGGAAACGGAAAAAAGC ttCGAGGAAAATGCTAGAAGGATGCAAATGGCGACGGCCCGATCCATTCAGGGACTTCATGCCCCTCTGAAACTCATGGTGGAAAGGAAAGCAGCTTTGCAG ATTGGCAGACTGCCATTCTTGCCAAGTTCCAACACCATGTTGGAGACGCTGGACGGCCGAGATGAAACCATCACATTTGAAGACCTCTACAATG AGTTCTCAGAGTCCGAGGTGTTGCGACCTCCTCAACTGGTAATGGAAAAGCACTTGAACCTGCTCTGA